A single Vigna radiata var. radiata cultivar VC1973A chromosome 8, Vradiata_ver6, whole genome shotgun sequence DNA region contains:
- the LOC111242342 gene encoding uncharacterized protein LOC111242342, with product MGEGGGGRRGTSKLKEAARKVAVAAAYACGSFSRRKALVDPVSIDTSCSLSATTSISSFVSPSRTKNSPREVMEETDSGISTNINNELHGKVIHNFGSHHSSSRARTSTNYEGIG from the exons atgGGAGAAGGAGGAGGGGGAAGAAGAGGGACTTCAAAGCTGAAAGAAGCAGCAAGGAAGGTGGCTGTGGCAGCAGCATATGCATGTGGCTCATTCTCAAGGAGAAAGGCTTTGGTGGATCCAGTATCCATTGACACGTCTTGTAGTCTATCTGCCACT ACCTCAATTTCTTCATTTGTGTCTCCATCAAGAACAAAGAATTCCCCAAGGGAGGTAATGGAGGAAACAGATTCTGGTATCAGTACCAACATCAACAATGAGCTTCATGGCAAGGTAATCCACAACTTTGGTTCCCACCACTCTTCCTCCCGAGCACGAACAAGTACAAACTATGAAGGGATTGGTTAG
- the LOC106771408 gene encoding uncharacterized protein LOC106771408, translating to MEGITATVCKGVKEYWRRKGYRRLNGSGRRRRNRVELGSTRTGKGRFWRWRIRLAPKIRIKKIPSPKKVVLWVRDAYVRMMLGLANSRVMTAGASASGFGGPLSAVDTSFAGFGRAQPKEYDDKAIIQIYKSILMAHGALVPRDAAAEIACPR from the coding sequence atggagggtATCACGGCCACCGTGTGCAAGGGCGTCAAAGAGTATTGGAGGAGGAAAGGCTACCGGAGACTAAACGGGTCGGGTAGGAGAAGGAGGAACCGGGTTGAGCTGGGAAGCACCCGAACCGGGAAGGGTCGGTTCTGGCGGTGGAGGATCAGACTCGCACCCAAGATCCGAATAAAAAAAATCCCCTCTCCCAAGAAGGTTGTCCTTTGGGTGAGGGACGCGTACGTGCGGATGATGCTGGGCTTGGCCAACTCACGCGTCATGACCGCTGGGGCCTCAGCTTCGGGCTTCGGTGGGCCCCTGTCAGCCGTTGACACCTCCTTCGCGGGCTTCGGTCGGGCCCAACCCAAAGAGTACGACGACAAAGCCATCATCCAGATCTACAAGTCCATCCTCATGGCGCATGGAGCGTTGGTACCTCGTGACGCTGCCGCAGAAATCGCTTGCCCACGCTGA